The window GCTCCTCGCTGAGGTGGAGCGGCGAATTCGCAGAGGGCATGCACGGCTCGCACTCTCTCAAGCTCAACAGAGTGCTGGGGTATGTGCTTTGGACTTTGTATCACTGTACCTCATGTACAGTCAAATTACATTGTGTGATGTATTTGCACAGGCACCTCCTCCCGCTGGAAAGAATGAGGAAAAGATCTCAGTCCTAACAGAGAAGATTGAGGACTTGGTGTTACAGGTTTGTGCTGAAATCATTTTGCATTTGAAAATTTCCACCTACCTAATTTAACTCTTATTTTCACTCTCTCTTGTTTGCATGTAGATTGAGGAGCTGGGGTCAGAGGGCAAAGTGGAGGAGGCCCAGGGAATGATGAAGCTTGTGGAGCAGCTGAAAGATGAGCGAGAGCTGCTCAGCTCAACCCCCTCGGTGAGACTTAGCTGTAGCTAAGACTGTCCGCTCTAAAACCTGTGAAATTACTTTGAGGTGTAACATGTAAAACATGACCATTACATAAGATTAATGAATAACATCTTTTCACAGACCATCGAGAGCTTTGCTGCGCAGGAGAAACAAATGgaagtgtgtgaggtgtgtggggCCTTCCTAATTGTGGGGGATGCCCAATCTCGAGTGGATGATCACCTAATGGGCAAACAGCACATGGGCTATGCAAAGATCAAGTCCACTGTGGAGGAGCTTAAGGTAAATACATTTCTGCGCAGACGCATATAATGCACATGTGATGCTCTGCTCACTTTATGAGGTCTGTATATTTTCAGGAAAAACTACGTCGACGCTCTGAGGACCCCCAAGGTGAAAACCCAGTGGTCAGGAGGGACCGTGAAGAccgagagcgagagagggaggagagggaaaagaagcgcaaagaggaggaagagaaggaaaaagagcGAGAGAAGGAAAAGGAACGGGAGcgagagcgagacagagagagggatagagacagAAGAGCACGACGAAGCCACTCCCACAGCCGGCACTCAAGCCGCACCTCTGACCGAGAGCGCAAGAGGAGCCGCTCCAGAGAGCGCCGCAAGTCCAGGAGCAGAGAGCGTGACAGGGAGCGCAAACGAAGCAGGTGTGTGGGCCTCTGCACACGTCACAGATGCACTATGATCACAGTGCAACTGTTTAAAcctctgtttgttgttttgcaggAGCCGAGACAGGGACAGAAGGCGCAGTCGCGATCGCGATCGCTCAGACAAAAAGCGGCGCTCTCGCAGTCGTGAGCGGAGGAGGTCCCGCAGCTCAGAGCGTAAATCTCACCGGCACCGTAGCCGCAGTAAAGACAGGGAAAGGGAAAGAGACAAAGGCAGGGACAGAGAAAAGGACAGGGAcaaggacagggacagagacagggacaaggaGCGCTCGTCTAAGGACAAAGGTGAGTTCACATGCCCAGTTCCACTTTATATGCACCAGACGTATGTGTGATCACCTGTGTTTTTCAGACCGTAAAGACACTGATGAGAAGAGCAGCTCCAAGAAAGACAAACCCTTGGACAATGGTGCACCCGCCATCAAGGCTTCAGTCGAAGCGGAACCAATGGAGACTGAGGCTCCTGCCTCTGACTCCTCCCCTCGGCTTAACGGCCAACCAGAGCTCGTCCAATCTGAAGGTGACACTCAGTCCAATTAAAACTGATCTGATAGGACCTCAGATCAGGCTCAGGTAAGTGTGTCCCCCTGCCTGCTCCTCCTGGCTCTCCACCCCCACCACTGCCCTCACCTTTCccctgacccctcccctcctccccctcactctccctgcctctccccACCGCTCCCACCCTCAAGTTTAATGCCTTTGATTTTGTCTTCTGTACAATATGCAAATATGTTAATCCTGTTTTTGAGTAGTGCATCTTAAGTATGCACTGAAGATGAAGGACTAGGCCTGATGAATGAGAAGAAGGTAGAAATGATTGACACAAAGCCAAGAGGGAAAGGCCAGTGTAGCCCTGAGCAAACATGTGGAGGTACCCCTCGTTTTGGATACTTTTCcaatgtgtatatttatattttttttgtctgtggACAAAGCAGCTATAAATGCCCCCCATTACCAGCCAAATTTTTTTGATAAATTGTTAAAAACATTACATGTCATTATGGTCTGCTGACATATAGAGAAAATTTGGTTTATACTggaatatttttgacaacagATGCCTTATCTTTTTGCACTCATTTTGACTTGTATGTCATGGTACTATACTAATGCGAAGTGTGTTGGGGGGCAGGGGCGTTATGGCAGCGTGGGCCTAACCACACTTCTAACTGGACAGTAGGGTGTATGACATGATTGCAGCTGACTTCCATACCTCACACAGCGTTGGTGTTGTGAGCGAGACCACATGAGAAAAAAGGGCAAATTAGAAATGATGGATACTGTGACTGTCATACTGTGCAGGTACTCACCCCAGGTACTCCTTTCTCTACCCACATTCATCTCTGAATGCTGTTGCCtgtcagacacaaacacactattTCTTCAACATGACTGTACActtgaatgtttattttattgtgctTAATGATACTGTGATAGATTAACAAGAGGGATTATGTATGCTCAAAATAACTATATTGGATATAGACCTTTGTCATGTGTTTCAGAGTTGATttgcaaaatgtaattgaatgtttttttttttttttttatcttaaatatttttattgctctaaaatacatttggcttttgaacAAAATTGTTATACAAAGACTAAATAGCAAGCCTCgaatataaatatatgaaaattgCCATTTTTGCAAATTAACTCTTCAAGTGTTGTTCAAATTGGCCAAGGGGAAATAATTGtcaattttcaaaacaaaccaacaaagTCTTAGGCTTTATTTGAGTCGATATTGAACCTTTAAAAGCCATTTTGGCAGTAAAATGTGTCTGGCTCAACAAAAGAAAAGTCAATTTGTGTGTCTTGTAGCACATGTTGCTACATACAAATGTTACCGTCCCTTTGCTAACTGCACCTTTCTTGTGGCCATTTTGCCTCACAGGGGAAGCTGGAGTGTCCGGAAGAAGAATGCCCAAAGCTCTGCCCCCCTCGCCCTGAGCCTGACACTGCGCTTCTTAAACACAAGGTGAACCACAAATGTGTAGTGGCTTATTTCAGACCCAGTCCAATATGTACAAATGATGTTGATGTTGATGATGAGAGAAAAGcagtcattatttttttttaagttcccTTTTTGGCTCCACGAGGATAGTTGTGGTTCATCTGTTGTGCTTCTTAATCCGACAGCTACCTACCAGAGAAATagccttttttgttttgttgttgacgCTACACCATCCTTGTTTCTTGGCATTTAGTGGAATTGGAATAAAAAgtgtttgtggtttgttttgaGATGTCAGGCTTCATGTCCCTCACAGTGAAGCGTTTGTATAATGTTTAAGACCAGAGCAGGATGTGGTTCCCATCTCCAGGCTCCCCTTACTGTATAGAAttaaagaactcaaaatatgacCGAAGATTACAATTCTGCTGCTTTTAATGTCTTTGGTGTCTTgatgaataaaaaagtaaaaatcttgttctgtgttttcttttctttgctgAGACACAGAATGAGGCTACGGTACACTTTatcgtagggaaatttgtcctttgcAGTTGACCCATCTTTCATTGCCACTGGGGCAGCCTGTCATCAGTAGTTGACTCATCCCCAGATGTTGAGGTATACttaggactaccttagctggaggattttacttacggtgcatgttttgggttaaataaatgtacagtagtattgaaatgtgtgaatgaagcaaaatacatcTGGTATGGCATGGTATGGATGAGGATGCTACTCACAACATGCTAAAGAGTTTAGATAGgctcattttaaacaacatCAAACTCTAACACTTTTGCAATAACACAAGACTTATATGTCATAGTTCCTCTTAATAGTCAAGTGCAGATGTGATGTAGGAATGTAGCTTCTTGTAGACTGATACCACCCTCATTTAGGGCCATGTTAGCAATCAGCAATCACCTTTATTATCATGCACAAAGTTCAAGTGTCAGGTTTGGTGTAACCATGATAATAGgccaaataataaataaaaatacagtgcagtaagagaaaagatgcactgtggtctaaacaaagcaataacatctcatggAGACAAATGGGTGATGGAACTCCCACTGGAAAAGTTGtataaaatacagtataaactGAATAACGGGAAAACATATAAATTAAACCTAATATTTCCCAAACATGAGTGTCCAGCAGCAGCCCATGAAGCCCTCCTCTGTGGTGTGCAGTGCACTGTGTCTAGACGGGCCCAGAGGAATCAGCTTAGGCCCTGCTATGGTGGGACATGGCCCTCCCCATTGTTCAGCAGCCAGACTCCCATAATACGCTTAGTACCAACAGTCATAACACCATTGTTGGGAGTGCACGCCAACGGCTTCCCAGGGCACCACTCACCAGCCAAGAGTGTACTACTCGAGgccagttaaaaaaaagtaaattttagcAAGAGATAAGACTACACCATATATCGTAATCAAATCTAAATTTTAGTTGGTGCAAAGGTTGCAGTTATttatagacaatagaatgtccaTTGCAAAGAGCAAAATATCCTGTCAGTATAGGAATCTATGGCTTAATTGGAGCTCAACATTAACCACTTGCTCAgcttctggaagtaaattttccattcatttttcccataggctttttgaaaaaaacaaaaaaaaaaaacagatttgaaacAAAATGACCAGTATAGGTCTTGTAGTCATTAGTTACCATGTAGCTGATTAACCcagagcaagctttcaaacttttaatatacttttttttttcccgaaaagctaattgcaatgcttgtcatAACAGTGCAGCTCCTTCGgtacagagaggtagaatagGTGATCTAAAATGACATTAATACGAGGTCAGATATTTCGTGGCCAACCAAACAAAAACCAAAACTGCACTCTTGGACAATACTTTATATGTGTAAGATGTtggagggactggctggtcaggcaaggtACGACTCAATAAGTTGTGGACTTTGCCTTAAGGAGTGTGCTATCAAAAGGAAGACTGGTACTTTGGCAGGTGTCACATATGATGACTAAAAATAGCACTTTAGAAAACAGCCAAAAGTACATACTTAGAACAGCTTAACAGCTTAACACTTCCATTGGAGCCAGCTGACATATAGCCAGATTCTCAGGACAGTGTTGACCAGCCTCCAAGTTTgtttcacaaaaacacaggaaagaAAACCATAATTTGGCAAGAGTGttacataaaaacatctctAATTCCACTTATTAGAAGAAAAGTCCATTCATCCATCTTCTTTTGTTTACCTGGGGTTGGGTGGGGTaccagtctaagcagggatacCAAGActtccccaccccagacacttcctccagggGGACGCCAAGGCGTTCCcaagccagctgagagacatagtccctccagtctGTGTTGGATCATCCCCGAGGCCTCCTTCTGGTAGGACATGCCCAGAATGTCCAGGAGGCATTTGGAACAGATACTCAAGCCACTCTCGATGAGGAGGAACAGGGGAGATtgagctcctcaccttatctctaagggagcgccctgCCACCCTGCGAAGAAAACTAATTTTGCGCACTtatatctgcgatcttgtcctttggGTCATTACCTGAAACTCAGGCCCATAGGTGGGAGTTGGaccagagatctaaaccaggactaaaccaggaaccaTCGGTGAGGGCAGTAACGTAcactgaccagtaaatcgagagctttgcctttcgactcagctccttcttcaccacaactgtgcaatacagcgactgcatcactgcagacactgcactgatccacctgtcaatctctcgctccatccttccctcattcTTGAAcaaaccccgagatacttgaactcctccactgaGAACCATGCCccttcaaaatatgttaagtAGGTTTTTTTAATCTTCAATGCTTATGTGcgccaacaagtcaacaatgcactcATTCTGTGGAAGGCTTTAAAACTGTGTTGTAGACTGTATGGAACTTATTTGCCTCGGAGATCAGCAGCCCTGTGCAAAATCACACAGTGGGAATGATAAGGGCGGCACCTGTGGCAACTTCCAGAAAAGGCCAATAGGGATATTGAAATCTCAATAAGGTCATGTACACGCTGGAATTTTTAATCTTGCAAAAGACACATGAATGCAGTTTAATACTCTTAGTGGGGACACCTCCGGCCAGTCACCACCAGTGTTCAGGGCACTAAGCCCAGCCCTAAGAGCCTTCTGGGAGTAGAGGCACAAGGCGGCAGGGGTCTGTGCCATTTGTGCCCTGCGCTAACAGGAATTATCCATAAAGCCAATATTTGCAGCTTCAAATTATATTCTCAAATATGCAGCACAGTAAAGCTGTTGGGATTAAACGGGCACCAGCAGATTCCTGGGTTCAAGGAATCAAACCTAAGACTCTGGGATATGCAAGCAGCACTATTTAACCTTTCAGATACACTATTTAATggcacagtgtgacattaaaacaTCTATTTCCATCGAGACAAACAGGTTATACCACCAGACCAATTTACAGGGCAGCTCTATGGGGAGGCAAGCCCGCTTAGAGTGAGAATGTTTTatcttttagcaataaaaacacctgtaggcTACTGCAAGAGAAATAGGTTTAATGTcagactgtggaacactccatgAAAAGTAAACTAAAGCTcaaccaaaagtaaaaaaaataaatttcaaATTCTATactgaaactaaaaaaaaaattgtcaaaaggttaaaggtgcactgtgtaacttttctagtggaggctcctcctcctcaaaaaaaaaaaaaaaaaaagatagttgaatgtaatgccatactgtggaacattccaatcaaagcaaaaatgaaaacaagcaagtggtgtGTCCCTCAGCAGAAGTTACATACATAGTACAGTACacagaaaaatgtaatttgttGCCCACATTAACACTGCTTTTTATTGTGACTATCCCTGATGACCAA of the Periophthalmus magnuspinnatus isolate fPerMag1 chromosome 8, fPerMag1.2.pri, whole genome shotgun sequence genome contains:
- the luc7l3 gene encoding luc7-like protein 3 isoform X2; the encoded protein is MLSAAQLLDELMGRDRNLAPDEKRSNVRWDDESVCRYYLCGFCPAELFTNTRSDLGPCEKIHDENLRKTYEKSSRYLKEGYERDFLRYLQSLLAEVERRIRRGHARLALSQAQQSAGAPPPAGKNEEKISVLTEKIEDLVLQIEELGSEGKVEEAQGMMKLVEQLKDERELLSSTPSTIESFAAQEKQMEVCEVCGAFLIVGDAQSRVDDHLMGKQHMGYAKIKSTVEELKEKLRRRSEDPQGENPVVRRDREDREREREEREKKRKEEEEKEKEREKEKERERERDRERDRDRRARRSHSHSRHSSRTSDRERKRSRSRERRKSRSRERDRERKRSRSRDRDRRRSRDRDRSDKKRRSRSRERRRSRSSERKSHRHRSRSKDRERERDKGRDREKDRDKDRDRDRDKERSSKDKDRKDTDEKSSSKKDKPLDNGAPAIKASVEAEPMETEAPASDSSPRLNGQPELVQSEGDTQSN
- the luc7l3 gene encoding luc7-like protein 3 isoform X1, with amino-acid sequence MLSAAQLLDELMGRDRNLAPDEKRSNVRWDDESVCRYYLCGFCPAELFTNTRSDLGPCEKIHDENLRKTYEKSSRYLKEGYERDFLRYLQSLLAEVERRIRRGHARLALSQAQQSAGVCALDFVSLYLMYSQITLCDVFAQAPPPAGKNEEKISVLTEKIEDLVLQIEELGSEGKVEEAQGMMKLVEQLKDERELLSSTPSTIESFAAQEKQMEVCEVCGAFLIVGDAQSRVDDHLMGKQHMGYAKIKSTVEELKEKLRRRSEDPQGENPVVRRDREDREREREEREKKRKEEEEKEKEREKEKERERERDRERDRDRRARRSHSHSRHSSRTSDRERKRSRSRERRKSRSRERDRERKRSRSRDRDRRRSRDRDRSDKKRRSRSRERRRSRSSERKSHRHRSRSKDRERERDKGRDREKDRDKDRDRDRDKERSSKDKDRKDTDEKSSSKKDKPLDNGAPAIKASVEAEPMETEAPASDSSPRLNGQPELVQSEGDTQSN